One region of Solanum pennellii chromosome 6, SPENNV200 genomic DNA includes:
- the LOC107021696 gene encoding protein transport protein Sec61 subunit beta-like: protein MARGSSSQSTSSSTTRPGTAAPRGSAAATAGMRRRRLGASSSTAGGGGGNPVVGSGNASNMLRFYTDDSPGLKISPTVVLVMSLCFIGFVTTLHVLGKFYRYRSGSGSGA, encoded by the coding sequence ATGGCGCGAGGCTCTTCTTCCCAATCCACATCCTCCTCTACAACCCGTCCGGGTACCGCCGCACCCCGTGGCTCCGCCGCCGCTACAGCTGGTATGCGCCGACGCAGGCTCGGTGCTTCATCCTCTACCGCTGGCGGTGGTGGTGGTAACCCTGTAGTAGGCTCCGGCAACGCTAGCAACATGCTCCGTTTCTATACCGATGATTCTCCAGGTCTGAAAATTAGCCCGACTGTCGTCCTTGTGATGAGCCTATGCTTCATCGGATTCGTTACTACTCTCCATGTCCTCGGCAAATTCTACCGCTACCGATCTGGCTCTGGCTCTGGAGCCTGA